The Pirellulales bacterium nucleotide sequence GGCGAGACGCGGCTGAAGACGACCAACACCGTGGGATAGGTCACCAGCAAGTGCAGTGCCAGGCCGGCAATCACCGTCAGCACGAACCAGGCCAGCGTGACCACGATGTCGATGCCGAGCTGGGCCGTGATGGCGAACACGAGGCAGCCGGCGCCGAGCGGGGCCAGACGCATCGCCCAGCCGATCACGACCATCGACACGACGTTCAGCCCTTCCAGCCATCCGACGAGCGTCGCGCACCGCGGGCCGCCCGCCGCGATGGCCGCCCCGAAGACCAGCGAAAACACCATCACGGCCAGCATGCCGTTGCCTTTCGAGCTGCCGTCGATCGCGCCCACCATTTCTTGCAACGGGTTCTGAGGCAGCATGTCGACGACGACCTGCCGCAGCGGCTTGGCTTCCCCGGCTTGGGCCACGTTGAGTTGGGCCCGCGAAAGGTAACGGGCCTTGATCTCGTCTCGCTTTTCCGGCCGTAGCGACTTGCCGGGCTGGACGACGTCGACCAGCGTCGTGCCGATGACCACCGCCGACCCCGACAAGATCGCGGTGAAGAAGAGCGTCCGCAGACCGAGCTTTCCCAGCCGCCGCACATCGCCGATTTCGACTACCGCCAGGGCCAGCGCCGAAAACACCAGCGGCAAGACCACCATGAACATCAACCGCAAGAAAATCTGGCCGACCGGCTCGGCCAGGTTGATGGCCACCCATTCCAGCGAATCGTGGAGACCGTTGGCGTTGGCGTCCGACGGGTTCGTCTGGCCGGCCCTCACCGGCTGCCCGGCCAGCCAGTTGGCCGACAGGCCCAGCCCGGCGCCCAGCAGCAAGCCGATCAGAATCTTCGTATGGAGCGGAACACGGCGCGTGGGTCGGGGATCCTGGTGCGACACGAAATCGACGTAGAGAGGTCTTGGGTTTTCGTGCGTAGGTGTTTGCCTAAGCGCCGCCCTTACAAAATGAATTGACTCAGATCCTCGTCCTTGGCCACCTTTTCCAGGCGCTGATTGACGTACCCGGCATCAATCTTAAGGCGGTCGCCTTTTTTCTCCGGCGCCTCGAAACTAAGTTCTTCCAGCAAACGTTCCATGATCGTGTAGAGCCGCCGGGCGCCGATGTTCTGCGTCGACTGGTTGACTTGAAAGGCAAAATTGGCCAGCGATTCGACCGCATCGGCCGTGAACTCCAGTCCCACGCCCTCCGTCTCCAAAAGCGCGCGATACTGCTTGGTCAAGGCGCTCTTCGGCTCCGTCAAAATGCGAATGAAATCGTCTTTCGTCAGGTCTTGCAACTCGACGCGAATGGGAAACCGGCCTTGCAGTTCGGGCATCAGCTCGCTGGGGCTGGCACGATGAAACGCGCCTGCCGCAATGAACAGAATGTGGTCGGTCTTCACGTAGCCGTAGCGCGTTTGCACCGTCGTGCCCTCGACGATCGGCAGCAAGTCGCGCTGCACGCCCTGGCGCGAAACGTCGGCCCCCTTGCCCTCACTGGCCACGACTTTGTCGATTTCGTCGACGAAGATAATGCCGACGTTCTCGGCCAGCTCGATCGCCGACGCGTTCACCTTTTCGTGATTGATCAGAGCGTCGCTCTCTTGTTCCTGGATCACCTTGCGGGCTTCTTTGACGGTCAGCTCGCGGCGCGAGGTATTGCGGGGAATGATCTTCTCGAACATCCCTTGCAGGTCGAGATCGACCTGCTCCATGCCCATGCCGGTGAGCATCATGGGCACCGCCTTTTGCTCGATCGTCAGCTCGACTTTGCGATCGTCGAGGTCGCCGGCCAGGAGCCGTGCCCGCATTTTCTCGCGGGTCCGCTCGTGCCGCTCGCCGGCCTCCCTGGAAACCTCCTCCGATTCGTCGTCCACACCCACGGGCGGAGGCGCCAGCAGATCGAGCAGCCGCTCTTCGGCGCGCTCGCGGGCTTCGCTTTCGACTTTGGCCCGCTCGCTTTCCCGCACCAGTCCGATGGCGTTTTCGACCAGCTCGCGGATCATGCTCTCCACATCGCGGCCGTAGTAGCCGACCTCGGTGTACTTGGTGGCTTCGACCTTGATGAACGGCGCGCCGGTGAGCTTGGCCAGGCGGCGGGCGATCTCGGTCTTGCCGACGCCGGTGGGGCCGATCATGAGGATATTTTTGGGAGCGACTTCCGTGCGCATCTCCTCGCTGAGCTGCTGACGCCGCCAGCGATTGCGGATGGCAATGGCGACGGCCCGCTTGGCGTCTTGCTGGCCGACGATATGCCGGTCCAATTCGGCCACGATCTGGCGCGGCGTCAGGTCTCGCAAGGCAATTCCTCCAGGGTGATGTTGGTATTGGTGTAGATGTCGATGCCGGCGGCGATCTCCAGCGACTGCCGCACAATTTGGGCCGCGGACAGCTCGGAATGGGCGATCAGGGCCCGTGCCGCGGCCACAGCATAGCTTCCGCCGGAGCCGATGCCCAGTACGCCGTCGGTGGGCTGGATCACGTCGCCGTTGCCGGTGACGAGCAGCGTATACCGTGCGTCGACCACGGCCATTAGGGCCTCCAGCCGCCGCAGCACGCGGTCGGTGCGCCACTCCTTGGCCAGCTCGGTGGCCGCCCGCGGGACGTTGGAGGGATAGTCCTTGAGCTTGGCTTCGAAGCGTTCCAGCAGGGCGAAGGCGTCGGCGCTAGCGCCGGCAAAGCCGGTGAGTACTTTGCCGTCGAGCAGGCGGCGGATTTTATTGGCGTCGCCTTTCATGACGGCGGTGCCCAGCGTGACCTGCCCGTCGCCGCCGATGGCCACGGTGCCCCGGTGCCGGACGGTGAGAATGGTTGTGGAGTGCGATTTCATCAAGTCTGCCGAGAGGTGTAGGGCCCAGTTGTCGTTTGCCGAAACGGCCGGCCTCTATTTTGGCCCAAATCGCCAGCGGGCACCAGTGCCGTCTAGTCGAGCTGCGAGATACGCCAGATCGACGTGGCCTGGCGGGCCATCCAACGCTGCCGCTCGGCGATGCGATCGATCGTCCACTCCGCGTTGTCGAGCGGCAAACGTTGCGTCAGCAGGAAGCCGCTTTGCGTGTAGACCGGCTTCTTTTCGTCGAACGACGCATTGCCAATCGTCCGATTCAGGTCGGCTTCCAGCAAAGTGAGATTGCCGAGGCGGTAGACGGCCTCGATCGCCTGCTCGTCGGTAAAGTGGGGCCAATGGACGTCCGGGTTCTCCGGCAGGACGTGTTCCAAGCTGTATCGCGGGCTGTCGACGTCAAGGTCCTGGCCCGACAATTGCCGCTCCAAGCTGAAGAGCAAGTAACGCGCGACCTGCCGATTGCGCGAGGCCGTAGTCCGCATGACTTTTTCGGCGAAGGCCGCTCGAAAAACATTGTCGGGCGGGTAAAGCCACGCCAAACCTTGGATCGTCTCGGCGGGAGTGGCCACCTGTTTCGAGGCCACCTGCTGGGCCACGCGGTTGTAGACGCGCTCCTGCTCGTTCGATGCCATGCCGCCAATCACGTTGTAGCGCAGCGACACGATGCTGCACGCACGAAGCAAGTCGGCGAAGTCGCCGGCATCAAAGGCCCGGCGGCAAGCGAGCAAGAACGGCCACGGCTGCCGGACGCCAAACAGGCGGAGCTCGCGAACGTGGCGCCGCTCGGCGTCGTTCCAAAGCGCATCTTCGGGATCCGACAACGCCGCATAGACGTCGAGATCCTCCTCCATTTGCCGCAGAAGCTGGAAGACGCCGGCCTTGTCCGGCGTTTCGGCTCGCAGGGTCTTGAACAGGTCGGCTTCGCGCACAAACCCCTTACGGCTGTTCCAATGCGTGCGGAGGAAATCGGGAAAACTCTCTCCTCCCAGCCGGCCGACCATCGTCTCCCAGCGTCGTTCGAGACTCTCGATTTCTTCCGCGTGCGCGCTTTCGCGCTGGACGACGGAAAACAGGTAGTTCTTCAACAGATCCGTGGGCGACAAGCGCACACCGCGCGCATTCAGCGTCTCGAATACTTTGAAGGCGTTCAGCTCGTCGGTGACCGTGATGACCGTGAAAAAGAGTTTGTCCGAAAGTTCATCGATCAGCCGCGCCAACTCGGCTCCGCGCCCGGCCGGTCCATACGCCTCGCCAACCTGCCGGTAAAACCATTCGAACGCCCCGCGCAGGAGGCGCTCGGAAGCGCGCAGGCCGCGCTGCGGCAGCTTCTGCAGCGGCAGCAGATAATCTTTGTAAAAGCCGTCGTTGTTTCGGTTCAACGTGAGCTTCGACTGGGCCACCAGCGTCACGGGATCGAGATAGCCGATATACGAGCTGCGCAACTGCTCGATGCGCCGGCGGTTGTTCTCCGGCTCGACCCCTTCCTCAACGAGGTCCTGGAGCACTCGCAGCACCGCCAGCACCAGCACGCTGAGCGTGGTCAGCCGCTGCTGGCCGTCAATCACATCGAACGCCTTGTTGTCGCTGGTTTGCAGTACCAAATAACCCATGTAATGGGCCGGTTCGCCCGTAGGGAGCAAAACGCCTTGAATATCCTGCCAGAGGTCGTCCCATTCATCCTGCGACCAACTATAGTCGCGCTGGAACCGCGGCACTCGATACGAGAGCCCGTTGCCTAAAAGCTGGCGATACGTCTGATTGACCGTGTTGAAATGAATGGCCGTCATGCCGCGCTTCTCCCTCACGCCCTCGCCGCCGCGGCTTCGCCGGCCACCAGCGCGCCGTTGCCCGAGATGCCGGAGTCGCCGACGATCAGTTCCGGCCGCAGGCTGAGCAGCTCTTCCTGCACGCGATAACGCGGCTCGCCTTCCTGCGGTTGGATCCGCACGTGGCTGCCGTCGGTCCGCAGCAAGCGGGCTTTCACGTTGTCGCGCAGATAGGCGGGAATGATCTCCGTCAAGATCCGCTGCTTCAACTCGGGCGCCTCGATGGGAAACATCACCTCCACCCGACGGTAAAAATTGCGCGGCATCCAATCGGCACTGGCCAGAAACACCCGCGCCTCGTCGTCGGGACTGAAGGCGAAGATGCGGCTGTGCTCCAAGAACCGATCGACGATCGTCCGCACGCGGACCGTCTCGGAAATGCCGGGCAGGCCGGGACGCAGACAGCAAATGCCGCGGCAAACCAGGTCGATCGGCACGCCCGCCTGGCTGGCCCGATAGAGCGACTCGATCACCCGGTAATCGACCAGCGAATTGAGCTTGGCGAAGATCCGCGAGGGCCGCCCTTGACGGGCGCGCTGGGCCTGCTCGTCGATCAGCTCGATCGTGCGGCGGTGCAGGTCGGCGGGGGCCACCACCAGCTTCCGCCAAGGATGCCCTTGCGAGTAGCCGGTCAGCAGATTGAACAAGGCCGAGGCGTCGGCCGCGATGTCCTCGTTGGCCGTGAACAGGCCGAGATCGGTGTAAACCAGAGCCGTGGTTGGGTTGTAGTTGCCCGACGAGAGGTGGACGTATCGCCGCACCACGCCGCCCTCTTGCCGCACGATGAGCGACAGCTTGCAGTGCGTCTTGAGGTCGAGAAAGCCGAACACCACGTGTACGCCGGAGCGTTCGAGCTGCCGCGCCCAACTCACGTTGGCTTCTTCGTCGAAACGGGCCTTGAGTTCGACCAGGGCCGTCACGTGCTTGCCGTTCTCGGCCGCCTGCATCAGGGCGCGCGTCACCGGCGAATCGCCGCTGGTGCGGTAGAGCGTCTGCTTGATGGCCAGCACGTTGGGATCTTTGGCCGCCCGGTTGACGAACTCCACCACCGGATCGAACGACTCGAACGGATGGTGCAACAAGATGTCGTTGCGGCGGATGTTGGCGAAAATGTCGTCACCGCCGCGCGAACGCCGCCCCCGCGGAATCCGCGGCGTGAAGGGCGGATCGCGCAGGTGCTCCCGGCCGGGCACGCGCAACAGGTCCATCATGCCGGTCAGGTCGAGCGGGCCGGGAATGCGGTACACCTCGCTGTACGAATCGGGTGGGTTCTGGTCGCCCTCGTGCAGTTCTTCCGGCTCGACGATCATGCGAATCAGCTCTTCGCTGCTGCTGGCGGCCACTTCCAGCCGCACGGCCTGCCCGCGCTGGCGGGCCTTGAGGCGGTCTTCGATCAGCCGCAGCATGTCGTCCGATTCTTGCTCCAACAGCTCGATGTCGCTGTCGCGCGTGATGCGAAACGTGGTGCTGCTCTGCACTTCGAAGCCGCCGAACAATTCGGGCAACCGGGCCGAAACGGCGTCTTCCAGCAAGATGAATTGCAAGTCGTCGCCCTGGCTCAGCGGTACCAGCCGCGGCAAGACCTGCGGCAACTGCACGACCGCGAACAAGTGTTTGGGTCCAAGGCCGTGCTCGCGTTCGAGCATCGTCGCCAGGTAGAGGCCGCGGTTGTGATAGCGCGGGCTGGGATGGGCCGGATCGACCGCCATCGGCGTGAGAATCGGAAACGCCCGCTCGGTGAAAAAGCGGTCGAGCGTCACGCGCTGATCGGGCGACAGCTCGTTGTGCTTCAACATTCGGATGCGCTGCTCGGCGAGCTGAGGCAGCACCGATTCGTTCCAGCAGCGGTACTGAGCGGCCACCAGCTCTTTCGACCGTGCGGCGATCCGCTGCAACTGCACGATGGCCCGCAGGCCGTCGGGCGAGTAGTCTTCCGGGGCGCCGTCGCCGAACGCCTGTTCGCGCAGCCCCGCCACGCGGACCATGAAAAACTCGTCGAGATTCGAGCTGAAGATGGCCAGGAACTTCACCCGCTCCAAGAGCGGATTCGATTCGTCCGCGGCCTCTTCCAGCACGCGGGCGTTGAATTCCAGCCAGCTCAACTCGCGGTTGATGAAGTGTTCGGCTAAAAAGACCTGTTCGGGCATATCACAATCATAGGGCAGAGAAGGCTTGCGGGAAGAACTGGTTTAGCATATACCGCCTGAAACGCCTACAAGGACATCGCCCACATCATTCATGTCAAACGAGCACGATTGGCGGGCGTTGTACCCCTTCGAGTCGCACTGGCTCGATCTCGACGGCATTCGTTACCACTATCTCGACGAGGGCCAGGGCGAGCCGCTGTTGCTGGTGCATGGCAATCCGACCTGGTCGTTCCACTGGTGTGAGATCGTCAAGGGGCTGCGAGGCAACTACCGGCTGATCGTGCCCGACCATGTGGGGTGCGGCCTGTCAGACAAGCCGCAGCGATATGAGTACCGGCTGGCCCGGCACATCGACAACCTGCGGCGGCTGATCGATCACCTGCGGCTCGACAACTTGACGTTGTTGGCCCACGACTGGGGCGGAGCCATCGGCCTGGGTGCTGCGGTGGCCGAGCCGGAGCGATTCCGCCGTTTTGTGCTGTTCAATACGGCCGCCTTTCGCTCGCGCCGCATTCCCTGGCGGATTCGCCTTTGCCGAACGCCGCTGTTGGGCGAACTGGCGGTCAGGGGCTTGAACGCCTTTGCCCGTGCGGCGTTGACGATGGCTGTGGCCAAGCACGAACGCATGACGTCCCAGGTGCGTGGCGGCCTGTTGGCGCCGTACGATTCCTGGGCCAACCGCATCGCGATTCACCGCTTCGTGATGGACATTCCGCTTTCGCCGCGTCATCCCAGTTACGCGACGCTGAAAACGGTCGAGCATGGCTTGGCGACGCTTCGCAAACGCCCCGTCATGCTCGTATGGGGAATGCAGGACTGGTGTTTCACGCCGCACTTTCTGGAACGCTTTCTGGAGTTTTTTCCCGAAGCGGAGGTGCATCGCCTTTTCGATGCCTCACACTACTTGATCGTGGACGCCCACGAGCGAATCGTGCCGCTGGTGGAGCGGTTTCTGGCCGAACGTGCCGGACAGGCAGATTTTTGAGTAAGATGGCCCTCCTGACCCTGCGTGAAATCAGTCTCGATTTCGGCGGACCGCCGCTCCTCGATCGCGTCGACTGGACCGTCGATCGCGGCGAACGCATTTGCCTGTTGGGCCGCAATGGCGAAGGCAAGAGCACACTGCTCAAGCTGATCGCGGGGGAGCTTTTGCCCGACGCGGGCGAAATCGTCCGACCGCAATCGCTCCGCGTGGCCCGGCTGCCGCAAGAAGTGCCGCAGGGCGCGGGCGGCTCGGTCTTCGAGGAAGTGGCCGCCGGTCTGCGCGCCGCCGGACGAGAGGTGCGGGGCGCCGAACACCGCGTCGAGGCCGTCCTCTCCCGCATGGAGCTGCCGCCCGACGCGATGTTTCCGTCGCTCTCCGCGGGCATGAAACGCCGGGTGTTGCTGGCGAAGGCCCTTGTCGGCGAGCCCGATATCCTGCTGCTCGACGAGCCGACCAACCATCTCGACATCGACGCCATCTGTTGGCTGGAAGACTTTTTGCTTCGTTTCAGCGGGACGTTGATCTTTGTGACGCACGACCGGGCCTTGCTTGAACGACTGGCCACGCGCATCGTCGAGCTCGACCGCGGGCGGCTGTTCGATTGGCGTTGCGATTACGCGACGTTTCTCGAGCGTAAGGAAGCGGCGCTGGCCGCCGAAGCCCGACGGAACGAACTGTTCGACAAGCGGCTGGCGCAGGAAGAAGTTTGGATTCGCAAAGGGATCGAGGCCCGACGCACCCGCGACGAGGGCCGCGTGCGGGCGCTGAAGGCGATGCGCGAAGAGCGGCGGCGACGGCGAGACGTGCAGGGCGTGGCGCGAATCGAGGCCCAGCAGGCCGAAGCGTCGGGGCGATTGGTGATCGAGGCCAAGGGCGTGAGCTTCGCTTACGGCGAGCGCCCGGTCATTCAGGGGCTGACCGCGTCGATCATGCGCGGCGACAAGGTAGGCATCATCGGACCCAATGGTTCGGGCAAGACCACACTGTTGCGGCTGTTGCTGGGCGAGTTGCCGCCGCGCCAGGGCACGGTGCGCCATGGCACGCGGCTGGAAGTCGCTTACTTCGACCAGTTGAAGGCCACGCTGGACGAAGAGCGGACCGTTCAAGAGAACGTCACCGATTACGAGACGATCACCTTCAACGGCCAGTCTCGGCACATTCTGGGCTACTTGCAAGACTTTCTGTTTTTGCCCGAACGGTCGCGGACCCCGGTCAAGTTTCTCTCCGGCGGCGAGCGCAGCCGGTTGTTGCTGGCGCGGCTGTTCACAAAGCCGTCGAACGTGCTGGTGTTCGACGAGCCGACCAACGACCTCGACATCGAAACCTTGGAACTCTTGGAGAGCCTGCTGGCGGAATATCCAGCGACGGTGCTGCTGGTGAGCCACGATCGAGCGTTCTTGAACGACGTGGTGACGTGTACGCTGGCGATCGAGACGGACGGGGCCGTGTACGAATACGCCGGCGGCTACGACGACTATCTCGAACAGCGGCCCGCGCCGGCGCGATCGGCAGCGGCGGCGTCGCCCGCGCCCGTCGCGGGCAAGGCGGCCCCTCGGCAAGAGGAGCGTCGGCGGAAGCTGACCCATAAGGAGAAGCAAGAGCTGGCGGCGCTGCCGCGGCGAATCGAGACCTTGGAAGCGGAGCGGCGCGAGATGCACGAGGCGATGTCGAATCCGGCGTTTTATCAGCGCCCCGGCGTTGAGATTGCCCAAGACAACGCCCAGCTCTCCGCGCTGGAGCAGGAACTGGCCGCAGCCTACGACCGCTGGGAGGCGCTGGAAGCGCTGGCCGGCTAGCCCGCGCGTGGCGCGTGCGACTTTCCCATTATCGCCATTCCGAAAGCGATGAAATCCCGCCAGGTTGCTTCGCTCGCCACGTGCTCGGGACGAACGCCAAACAGGCGGGTCGGCGCAGAGCCGTCTCAGCCAGAAGCTCATTTCTGCTATGCCAAAGACAAGAATTTGCCGGATCACCTGCGCGTCAATAGCCGGATTGACAGATGGTAAAATTTTGGCTAAGATTTCGCTGTTACGCCGCGCCCCAAGAAAGACCCCTCCCTCCGCAAAGTTGAGACGTTGCGGATTCCCGTATCGGCAGAAGAAAAGAAGCTGATTATGGGGGCCGATGGGGAATTTGCGCGATGGGCGCGGTCGGTTCTGATACGGGCGGCAGAAGGCTGCCACCCGCTTTCTGGCAAAAGAAAAGACGCGAGGCAAGAAGGTTCGCCTAAACGATATAGAGCGTCGGGAAAACCCTGATCGAAAACCTAGGATGCCCAGACCAATTGGTGTTGGTCCGAATGGCGTGAACGAACGGACGCTATATTCTACAGGGTTACCGGCACGGATCAAGGGCACCTATGACCGCGCGCTTTTTTAGAGACGATCGGGAACGACTATTCGGCGCATTACGCTCCCATCTTGAGGGTCTCGGCTATCGGGGCGATCTTCTGGCCGAAGACTACTCGTTCCCAGACTGGTTTTCGGATGGCCGCCAAGAAAGATCGGTGCCTATTGCCGCATTCGGGCAAACACCGCTGTCATACGAGACGGCTTGTTTTTCAGTTTTGCCACCTTCCCACAAAACTGGGCGAGAGTTGGTGCAAGACTTCAGAGCGCTCGGCGCCCCCTTCGCTTTTGAGATTACTGCTGTCAATGTGCAGTGCTGGGGCGTAGGGGCAGAGCAGGACTCGACCACAAGAATCAGCCAGTTCGACCTAGACAACATTGACGATGTCTTTCAGAAGCACGCCGATGATTGGCTTCCACTTAGTGTGCTGCGCGCTAAAAACGTCGCCTCGAAGGCAAGCCTAGATCAGCGCGTCCTCTTTGACTTCGACCTAATTCCTGAACTCGAGCATCATATCCGCGAAAAGCTCGACCCTCTGTTAAAAAGAGCGTGCAGTGCTGCAAAACGCGTCTACAACCAAACGTCGCATGCGGCTCTCAATGCCCATCACATGTTTCAGCTAGCATTCTGGTTGCTGGCTGGAAAAATCTTTCACGACCGTCGCATCGACCCGTTCGTAGCGTTTGACATCAACTCCAATCCAGACGAGGTACTCGCAGCGGTTGCGGACTATTACGGCGAGCACCTGCCTGCGATGCTAAATCGAGCGTCTCGCGAGGCGGTCTACAAAAAACTGTGGGGCGGCGTTGACCTTCGGAACGTCTCGATTGACGTGTTGACGCACATTTGGGCGAATACGTTTGTCTCGAAAGACATTCGCGAAGCCCTAGGGATTCACAGCACGCCCAGAAGCGTCGCGAAATTCATCGTCGATCAACTGCCATTTGAAGCCTTCGATACGCACCGCAGAATTGTGGTCGAGCCGTGCTGCGGAAGCGCGACATTTTTGGTCTCGGCAATGCAGCGGCTTCGCGAGTTGCTTCCCAGTAATACCGACCATAAAGCACGACACAAGTATTTTACCTCAAAGCTCCTTGGGTTTGAGCAGGAGGCAATTGGCGTGGAAATTGCCCGTCTATGCTTGACCCTTGCTGACTTCCCAAATCCAAACCATTGGCAGATTTTCAGCGGGGACGTCTTCCGCGCACAACAGAAAGCGCTAGAAGAGAAGCTCCGCAACACGAGAATAGTTCTCTGCAATCCACCATTCCAAAGTTTCTCTACATCTGATCCGTTGCGCGCCTCAACACAATCGGTGCATAAGCCGGTGGAGATTCTCAACCGTGTGCTTGATAGCCTTCATCCGCAAGGAGTGCTGGGCTTCGTTCTGCCGAGAAAATTCCTTGATAGTGGATGGTACGAGCAGGCCAGGACCAGGCTCATCGACCGCTTTGCCAGCTTAGATTTAGTTTCACTTCCAGACACTGCGTTCCGTGGATCTAATTCTGGAGTTGAAACTGTGCTGCTCATTGCCACCCAACCTCGCTCTGGTGGACAATCAAGCACGGTTCGCCATCGTCGCGTGAGCAGGACAGACTGGGAGGCATTTAGTAGAAC carries:
- a CDS encoding N-6 DNA methylase, with protein sequence MTARFFRDDRERLFGALRSHLEGLGYRGDLLAEDYSFPDWFSDGRQERSVPIAAFGQTPLSYETACFSVLPPSHKTGRELVQDFRALGAPFAFEITAVNVQCWGVGAEQDSTTRISQFDLDNIDDVFQKHADDWLPLSVLRAKNVASKASLDQRVLFDFDLIPELEHHIREKLDPLLKRACSAAKRVYNQTSHAALNAHHMFQLAFWLLAGKIFHDRRIDPFVAFDINSNPDEVLAAVADYYGEHLPAMLNRASREAVYKKLWGGVDLRNVSIDVLTHIWANTFVSKDIREALGIHSTPRSVAKFIVDQLPFEAFDTHRRIVVEPCCGSATFLVSAMQRLRELLPSNTDHKARHKYFTSKLLGFEQEAIGVEIARLCLTLADFPNPNHWQIFSGDVFRAQQKALEEKLRNTRIVLCNPPFQSFSTSDPLRASTQSVHKPVEILNRVLDSLHPQGVLGFVLPRKFLDSGWYEQARTRLIDRFASLDLVSLPDTAFRGSNSGVETVLLIATQPRSGGQSSTVRHRRVSRTDWEAFSRTHRVSSDDVCVKTAADAARSLSIPLLRNLWMYLEGFDLLGTVARIRKGIEWNRPLKKYRNELVRHTAEDWTREGVPPLAKIEAFQVPDTMHLSMKPEDRRRNAYSLPWDTPKVIMNGNRRSRGPWRLSAFADFNGLICYRTFLAAWPNDPACTTVLAAILNNPLANAFAYGREGQALSRRDLEKLPVPKLSESLRSDTDKAVAVYLEAVSTHRWEAAEIALRQIDAIILRAYDLPPRLERELLDLFRGEARPLPFKFGDYFPESFTPSVPLWMYVSEEFARCSVQTLRAMPEITEPELIAAFEQME